A genome region from Geobacter pickeringii includes the following:
- a CDS encoding chemotaxis protein CheW encodes MPVAAITETRQYLTFKLADEVFAVDVAKVREILEFTTITKVPQTPPFMRGVINLRGSVVPVMDLRLKFGMSETEKTISTCTIVVEVAAEGETIVVGALADSVQEVFELEPAQIEPAPRIGTKLDTDFILGMGKHGEQFIMILDIDRVFTADEMAGMAGEAEVVNG; translated from the coding sequence ATGCCGGTGGCAGCCATAACGGAAACACGCCAGTACCTGACCTTCAAGCTGGCGGATGAAGTCTTTGCGGTGGATGTGGCAAAAGTGCGCGAGATCCTCGAGTTCACCACCATCACCAAGGTTCCCCAGACTCCTCCCTTCATGCGTGGGGTGATCAACCTGCGCGGCAGCGTGGTGCCGGTGATGGACCTGCGGCTCAAGTTCGGGATGAGCGAAACGGAAAAGACGATCAGCACCTGCACCATCGTGGTGGAGGTGGCGGCGGAAGGGGAAACGATCGTGGTGGGTGCCCTGGCCGACTCGGTCCAGGAAGTGTTCGAACTGGAGCCGGCGCAGATCGAGCCGGCGCCGCGGATCGGGACGAAACTCGACACCGACTTCATCCTCGGGATGGGAAAACACGGTGAGCAGTTCATCATGATCCTCGACATCGACCGGGTCTTCACTGCCGATGAGATGGCCGGCATGGCCGGCGAGGCGGAAGTGGTGAACGGCTGA
- a CDS encoding sensor histidine kinase: protein MKILIADDDGVARAMLDGALKSWDYETAVAADGDDAWRLMEGEEAPRMALLDWLMPGLNGMEICRKLKESRASSPPYLILVTARGGKENVVAGLDAGANDYLVKPIDMDELRARIRVGQRYLEMQDTLARRMTEVSELNRKLEQRVRERTSELESANRELEAFGYSVSHDLHAPLRHIAGFGEMLAEQFGDVLGDEGMALLGKICAAGRHMTHLIDDLLELSIVSREEMECREIDVTGLCHGIARDLAESEPGRDATFRIAPELVAWGDRRLVRIVLQNLLGNAWKYTSRKERAIIEVGVVDCCGEVAYYVRDDGAGFEMDHADRLFAAFQRLHSSSEFPGTGIGLATVQRIVSRHGGRVWAKGSRGNGATFYFTLPRG, encoded by the coding sequence GTGAAAATCCTGATTGCCGATGATGACGGCGTTGCCCGCGCCATGCTCGACGGTGCCCTGAAGAGCTGGGACTACGAGACGGCCGTTGCCGCCGACGGCGATGATGCGTGGCGGCTGATGGAGGGGGAGGAGGCTCCCCGGATGGCTCTGCTCGACTGGCTGATGCCGGGGCTGAACGGCATGGAGATATGCCGGAAACTCAAGGAATCCCGGGCATCATCGCCCCCCTATTTGATTCTCGTCACCGCCAGGGGAGGGAAGGAGAATGTCGTGGCGGGGCTCGATGCCGGGGCGAACGACTATCTTGTCAAGCCGATCGACATGGATGAGTTGAGGGCGCGCATCAGGGTCGGGCAGCGCTACCTTGAGATGCAGGATACCCTGGCGCGGCGGATGACCGAGGTGAGCGAACTGAATCGGAAGCTCGAACAGCGGGTCCGGGAGCGCACATCCGAACTGGAATCGGCCAACCGGGAGCTGGAGGCGTTCGGATATAGCGTCTCCCATGACCTTCACGCCCCCCTTCGCCACATCGCCGGGTTTGGCGAAATGCTTGCGGAGCAGTTCGGCGACGTGCTGGGTGACGAAGGGATGGCCCTGCTGGGGAAGATTTGCGCCGCCGGCCGGCATATGACGCACCTCATCGACGATCTGCTGGAACTCTCCATCGTCTCGCGAGAGGAGATGGAGTGCCGCGAGATTGACGTGACCGGGCTCTGCCACGGCATCGCCCGTGACCTTGCCGAAAGCGAGCCCGGCCGCGATGCAACCTTCCGGATCGCCCCGGAACTGGTTGCCTGGGGGGATCGCAGGCTGGTGCGGATCGTTCTTCAGAATCTGCTCGGCAATGCCTGGAAATACACGTCCCGAAAGGAGCGTGCCATCATCGAGGTGGGGGTGGTCGACTGCTGCGGTGAAGTTGCATACTACGTCAGAGACGATGGCGCCGGGTTCGAGATGGATCATGCCGACAGGCTGTTTGCCGCGTTCCAGCGGCTTCACTCCAGCAGCGAGTTTCCGGGGACGGGGATAGGGCTCGCCACCGTCCAGCGGATCGTTTCCCGTCACGGTGGACGTGTCTGGGCGAAGGGGAGCCGGGGAAATGGAGCGACGTTTTATTTTACCCTGCCGCGGGGATAG
- a CDS encoding methyl-accepting chemotaxis protein, translating into MRVGDWKIGVRLGLGFGILLILLGVVTFIGVSGMGKIDEKLERIVKVNYAKIKCANDVASIIGDLMGDIHLVMLKDAGDRPAVKQDIEKLRGEYRASLEKLEKLEQTDQGKQLIAAAKIAIDNAKKANNEVIELSLAGKTEQALGVFNREGAPLAEKIVQAFRAIVKYQEERMALRYDEAVKAYDSARAFVLWIALGAVLAGVVISFLITRSITRPLAVAVGVSNRLAEGDLTVAIDTAGTDETGLLLAAMNNMVEKLKVVVVDVKAAADNVASGSQELSSSSEEMSQGATEQAAAAEEASSSMEEMSSNIRQNADNATQTERIAVKSAEDAKQGGKAVVETVHAMKEIAGKISIIEEIARQTNLLALNAAIEAARAGEHGKGFAVVAAEVRKLAERSQHAAGEISELSASSVQVAEAAGEMLNRMVPDIQRTAELVQEISAACKEQDTGAEQINRAIQQLDQVIQQNASASEEMASTSEELASQAEQLQATIAFFRVEEGRTVAAAGRSAAVKTARAPAEVKHLPAGRVAGYANGYGTKKAVNAGVDLDLAGADRFDDEFEKF; encoded by the coding sequence ATGCGAGTCGGCGATTGGAAGATCGGTGTCCGTCTGGGGTTGGGGTTCGGCATTCTGCTCATTCTGCTTGGCGTGGTGACGTTCATCGGCGTCAGCGGGATGGGGAAGATCGACGAGAAGCTTGAGCGGATTGTGAAGGTCAACTATGCCAAGATCAAATGCGCCAACGATGTGGCGTCGATCATCGGAGACCTGATGGGCGACATCCACCTTGTCATGCTCAAGGATGCCGGGGATCGGCCGGCGGTGAAGCAAGATATCGAAAAACTGCGGGGCGAATACCGTGCCTCCCTGGAGAAGCTGGAAAAACTGGAGCAGACCGACCAGGGGAAACAGCTGATTGCCGCCGCCAAGATCGCCATCGACAATGCCAAGAAGGCGAACAACGAGGTTATCGAGCTGAGCTTGGCCGGGAAGACCGAGCAGGCCCTCGGCGTCTTCAATCGGGAGGGGGCACCCCTGGCCGAAAAGATCGTCCAGGCATTCAGGGCCATCGTGAAGTATCAGGAAGAGCGGATGGCACTGCGCTACGACGAGGCGGTGAAGGCATATGACAGCGCCCGTGCCTTTGTGCTGTGGATTGCCCTTGGGGCAGTCCTGGCCGGTGTCGTCATCAGCTTCCTCATCACCCGCAGCATTACCCGTCCCTTGGCCGTTGCGGTGGGGGTCTCCAACAGGCTGGCCGAGGGGGACCTGACCGTTGCCATTGATACGGCGGGCACGGATGAGACCGGCCTCCTCCTGGCCGCCATGAACAACATGGTGGAGAAGCTGAAGGTAGTGGTTGTCGACGTGAAGGCGGCGGCGGACAACGTGGCGTCGGGGAGCCAGGAGCTCTCCTCCAGCAGCGAGGAGATGAGCCAGGGGGCGACGGAGCAGGCAGCGGCGGCGGAAGAGGCCTCCAGCAGCATGGAGGAGATGAGCTCCAACATCCGTCAGAACGCCGACAACGCCACCCAGACGGAGCGGATCGCGGTGAAGAGCGCCGAGGATGCGAAGCAGGGAGGCAAAGCGGTGGTGGAGACGGTGCACGCCATGAAGGAGATTGCCGGGAAGATCTCGATCATCGAAGAGATCGCGCGGCAGACGAACCTTTTGGCTCTGAACGCGGCGATCGAGGCGGCGCGGGCGGGGGAGCACGGCAAGGGGTTCGCGGTGGTGGCGGCGGAGGTTCGCAAGCTGGCGGAGCGGAGCCAGCACGCGGCGGGGGAGATCAGCGAACTGTCGGCCTCCAGCGTCCAGGTAGCGGAAGCGGCAGGGGAGATGCTGAACCGGATGGTTCCGGACATCCAGCGGACTGCGGAGCTGGTGCAGGAGATCAGTGCGGCGTGCAAGGAGCAGGACACGGGAGCGGAGCAGATCAACCGCGCGATCCAGCAGCTGGACCAGGTGATCCAGCAAAACGCCAGTGCCAGCGAAGAGATGGCGAGCACCTCCGAAGAGTTGGCGAGCCAGGCGGAGCAGCTCCAGGCGACCATCGCCTTCTTCCGGGTGGAAGAGGGGCGCACCGTTGCGGCCGCCGGCCGGAGCGCCGCCGTGAAAACGGCACGGGCTCCGGCGGAGGTGAAGCACCTGCCCGCGGGCCGCGTCGCCGGCTACGCCAACGGCTATGGCACGAAGAAGGCGGTCAATGCCGGCGTCGACCTCGATCTGGCCGGTGCCGACCGGTTCGACGACGAGTTCGAGAAGTTCTGA
- a CDS encoding chemotaxis protein CheW, giving the protein MSVAAITETRQYLTFKLAEEVFAVDVAKVREILEFTTITRVPQTPDFMRGVINLRGSVVPVMDMRLKFGMPGTEKTVNTCIIVVEVAHGDETVILGALADSVQEVFELEPAEIEPAPRIGTKLNTDFILGVGKHDGQFIMILDIDRTFTGDELATAGGVADEAA; this is encoded by the coding sequence ATGAGCGTTGCGGCAATCACCGAGACACGGCAGTACCTGACGTTCAAGCTGGCTGAGGAGGTCTTCGCCGTCGATGTGGCGAAGGTGCGGGAGATTCTCGAATTCACCACCATCACCAGGGTTCCCCAGACCCCCGACTTCATGCGGGGGGTGATCAACCTGCGCGGCAGCGTGGTGCCGGTGATGGACATGCGGCTCAAGTTCGGCATGCCCGGGACCGAGAAGACCGTCAACACCTGCATCATCGTGGTGGAGGTGGCCCACGGGGACGAGACGGTCATCCTCGGCGCCCTGGCCGATTCGGTGCAGGAGGTCTTCGAGTTGGAGCCTGCCGAGATCGAGCCGGCGCCCCGGATCGGGACGAAGCTGAACACCGATTTCATCCTCGGCGTGGGAAAGCATGACGGTCAGTTCATCATGATCCTGGACATCGACAGGACCTTCACCGGCGACGAGCTCGCCACCGCCGGCGGGGTGGCCGACGAAGCAGCCTAG
- a CDS encoding CheR family methyltransferase — translation MLRLTKDTRTGAPSLSDREFARFSEFIYGECGIKMPPAKKTMLEARLQKRLRKLGIPTFQEYADYIFSLEGAEQELVHLIDVVTTNKTDFFREAAHFDYLTGYALPELIRTRGSGIRKPLSIWSAGCSSGEEPYTLAMVLDDFAGQEEGFSYSILATDICTTVLDKAKMAVYEEERVEPVPLALKRKYLLRGKDGHRGFVRIVPELRHRVRFRRLNFMDGDFGMREPMDVIFCRNVIIYFDKQTQERLLNKFCRHLVPGGYLFMGHSETLSGLDVPVEQVASTIYRKPR, via the coding sequence ATGCTCAGATTGACCAAAGATACCCGCACCGGCGCCCCATCCCTCTCCGACCGGGAGTTTGCCCGTTTCAGCGAGTTCATCTACGGTGAATGCGGCATCAAGATGCCCCCCGCCAAGAAGACGATGCTGGAGGCGCGGCTCCAGAAGCGGCTGCGCAAGCTCGGCATTCCGACGTTCCAGGAGTACGCCGATTACATCTTCAGCCTCGAGGGGGCGGAGCAGGAGCTGGTCCACCTCATCGACGTGGTTACCACCAACAAGACCGATTTTTTCCGGGAGGCGGCCCATTTCGACTACCTGACGGGGTATGCGCTCCCCGAGCTGATCCGGACCCGCGGCTCCGGCATCAGGAAGCCGCTCTCGATCTGGAGCGCGGGGTGCTCCAGCGGCGAGGAACCGTACACCCTCGCCATGGTGCTCGACGACTTCGCCGGGCAGGAGGAGGGGTTCTCCTACTCCATCCTCGCCACCGACATCTGCACCACCGTCCTCGACAAGGCGAAGATGGCCGTCTATGAAGAGGAGCGGGTGGAGCCGGTGCCTCTGGCGCTCAAGCGCAAGTATCTGCTGCGCGGCAAGGACGGCCACCGCGGATTCGTCCGGATCGTGCCGGAGCTGCGGCACCGGGTGCGGTTTCGCCGGCTCAACTTCATGGACGGTGATTTCGGGATGCGGGAGCCGATGGATGTCATCTTCTGCCGCAACGTCATCATTTATTTCGACAAGCAGACCCAGGAACGCCTGCTGAACAAGTTCTGCCGCCATCTGGTCCCCGGCGGCTATCTCTTCATGGGACACTCCGAGACCCTCTCCGGCCTCGACGTTCCGGTGGAGCAGGTCGCATCCACCATCTACCGGAAGCCGCGATGA
- a CDS encoding chemotaxis protein CheD: MNPPATDLAAVYLKPGELHFGAAPSAVTTVLGSCVSVTMFERASGTAAICHALLPEGDKDDALRYVDTSIHRMLAMFSARGVSPARLEVKLFGGADLLGTGGSRIGVGRRNVEIARRVLSTSGLAVAAADVGGTRGRKLIFYTHTGEVLLKRLCRGERRGAGKGTGR; encoded by the coding sequence ATGAACCCCCCGGCCACCGACCTTGCCGCCGTCTACCTCAAACCGGGGGAGCTCCATTTCGGTGCGGCCCCGTCGGCGGTGACGACGGTGCTCGGCTCGTGCGTGTCGGTGACGATGTTCGAGCGCGCCAGCGGCACCGCCGCCATCTGCCACGCCCTCCTTCCCGAGGGGGATAAAGACGATGCCCTGCGCTACGTCGACACCTCCATCCACCGGATGCTGGCGATGTTCTCCGCCCGGGGGGTCTCCCCCGCCCGCCTGGAAGTGAAGCTCTTCGGCGGCGCCGACCTCCTCGGGACCGGCGGAAGCAGGATCGGGGTCGGACGGCGCAACGTGGAGATCGCCCGCCGGGTCCTGTCGACCTCGGGCCTTGCCGTGGCGGCGGCCGACGTGGGGGGGACGAGGGGACGGAAGCTCATCTTCTATACCCACACCGGCGAGGTGCTCCTGAAACGCCTTTGCCGGGGGGAGCGGAGGGGCGCGGGAAAGGGGACGGGGAGATGA
- a CDS encoding ATP-binding protein — translation MMNVGGRPLSKPSQDAGGWSTTLRSPLVTLLIIITAIFATEFLVMELLYAYSPVDTVAYHLLDAALLVIILFPVLYLFVFRPLSTEIRRCREAEDAAERANRAKSQFLANMSHEIRTPINGIIGLTELTLDTALTPAQRENLQLVKESTESLMVVLNDIIDFSRIEAGVMVLTPSEFAIRPLVESMVKSFGQQARLKGVELSSLVGDEVPIRLKGDPARLRQVLVNLLGNALKFTPRGRVTLTVEVELGGEGVALRFSVTDTGIGIPADQIDDIFESFSQGDGGITRKYGGLGLGLAISRRIVEMQGGRIWVESAPGKGSTFRFTVRFSAVHEAPPSEPAPVLRTTSQPLRILLAEDNAISREVIRRLLEADGHRVTTVTNGREVVEILEEREFELVVMDVQMPEMDGISATRAIRESDSPLVDRDIPIIALTAHAMEGDRERCLAAGMNTYVSKPVRMAELAAAVESCRRSRVTEEAV, via the coding sequence ATGATGAACGTGGGGGGACGACCGCTATCGAAGCCGTCGCAGGATGCCGGCGGATGGAGCACCACCCTCCGGTCGCCGCTGGTGACGCTTCTGATCATCATCACCGCCATTTTCGCAACGGAATTCCTGGTGATGGAGCTCCTCTACGCATACTCCCCCGTCGATACCGTGGCGTATCACCTCCTCGACGCCGCGCTTCTCGTCATCATCCTCTTCCCGGTCCTCTATCTCTTCGTCTTTCGTCCCCTTTCGACCGAAATCCGGCGGTGCCGTGAGGCGGAGGATGCAGCGGAGCGGGCGAACCGCGCCAAGAGCCAGTTTCTGGCCAATATGAGCCACGAGATACGTACGCCGATAAACGGCATCATCGGGCTCACCGAGCTCACCCTCGATACCGCACTCACCCCGGCGCAGCGGGAAAATCTGCAGCTCGTGAAGGAGTCGACCGAGTCTCTCATGGTGGTGCTCAACGACATCATCGATTTCTCCCGGATCGAGGCGGGAGTGATGGTGCTGACCCCGAGCGAGTTCGCCATCCGCCCCCTTGTGGAGAGCATGGTGAAGAGTTTCGGGCAGCAGGCACGACTGAAGGGGGTCGAGCTATCCTCGCTGGTCGGGGATGAGGTGCCGATCCGGCTCAAGGGCGATCCGGCCCGGCTGCGGCAGGTGCTGGTAAACCTCCTCGGCAACGCCCTCAAGTTCACTCCGCGGGGGAGGGTGACGCTCACGGTCGAGGTGGAGCTGGGGGGGGAGGGGGTGGCGCTTCGCTTCAGCGTCACCGATACCGGCATCGGAATCCCCGCCGATCAGATCGACGACATCTTCGAGAGCTTCAGCCAGGGTGACGGCGGCATTACGAGAAAGTACGGCGGCCTCGGCCTCGGCCTGGCAATCTCCCGGCGGATCGTCGAGATGCAGGGAGGGCGGATCTGGGTCGAGAGTGCCCCCGGGAAGGGGAGCACGTTTCGCTTTACCGTCCGTTTTTCCGCCGTGCACGAGGCTCCGCCATCGGAGCCCGCGCCGGTGCTCCGCACCACGTCGCAGCCACTCAGGATTCTGCTGGCGGAGGACAACGCCATCAGTCGCGAGGTGATACGGCGGCTGCTCGAAGCTGACGGGCACCGGGTCACGACCGTCACCAACGGCCGCGAAGTAGTGGAAATTTTGGAGGAACGGGAGTTCGAACTAGTGGTTATGGATGTGCAGATGCCGGAGATGGACGGCATTTCGGCCACCCGGGCGATCCGGGAGTCGGACTCCCCCCTCGTGGACCGGGATATCCCGATCATCGCCCTGACTGCCCACGCCATGGAAGGGGACCGGGAGCGGTGCCTCGCCGCAGGGATGAATACCTACGTTTCCAAGCCGGTGCGCATGGCGGAACTGGCCGCCGCCGTCGAGTCGTGCCGCAGGAGCCGGGTAACGGAGGAGGCGGTGTGA
- a CDS encoding protein-glutamate methylesterase/protein-glutamine glutaminase, translating to MNRIKVLIVDDSAVVRQTMAEILSSDPQIEVLAPAADPFIAADRMREQVPDVITLDVEMPRMDGITFLRKIMSQHPIPVVMCSTLTDAGSETALKALEYGAVEIIQKPKLGTKQFLEESRVRICDAVKAASQARVRKITPRLGKEIAPKLSADVILEKPGSRAMIQTTEKIVVVGASTGGTEALRTFLEMFPSDSPPIVIVQHMPEGFTRAFAQRLDSICRISVKEGTDNDSVIRGRALIAPGNRHTLLKRSGARYYLEIKDGPLVSRHRPSVDVLFRSAARYAGKNAVGIIMTGMGDDGASGMREMKEAGAFTIAQDEASCVVFGMPNEAIKRGGVEKVMSLELIAREVMRLCE from the coding sequence ATGAATCGGATCAAGGTACTCATCGTTGACGATTCCGCCGTGGTCCGGCAGACCATGGCCGAGATCCTCTCCTCCGATCCCCAGATCGAGGTGCTGGCGCCGGCGGCCGACCCGTTCATCGCCGCCGACCGGATGCGGGAGCAGGTCCCGGACGTCATCACCCTCGACGTGGAGATGCCGCGGATGGACGGCATCACCTTCCTCAGAAAGATCATGAGCCAGCACCCGATCCCGGTGGTCATGTGCTCGACCCTCACCGATGCCGGCTCCGAAACGGCGCTCAAGGCGCTGGAGTACGGGGCGGTGGAGATCATCCAGAAGCCGAAGCTCGGCACGAAGCAGTTCCTGGAGGAGTCGCGGGTGCGGATCTGCGATGCGGTGAAGGCGGCGAGCCAGGCCCGGGTCCGGAAGATCACGCCGCGTCTCGGCAAGGAGATCGCTCCCAAGCTGTCGGCCGACGTGATCCTGGAGAAGCCGGGCTCCCGCGCCATGATCCAGACCACCGAGAAGATCGTGGTGGTGGGGGCCTCCACCGGGGGGACCGAGGCGCTGCGGACCTTTCTCGAGATGTTCCCCTCGGACTCTCCCCCCATCGTCATCGTCCAGCACATGCCGGAGGGGTTCACCCGCGCCTTTGCCCAGCGGCTCGACAGCATCTGCCGGATCTCGGTCAAGGAGGGGACTGACAACGACTCGGTGATCCGGGGACGGGCGCTCATCGCCCCCGGTAACCGCCACACGCTCCTCAAGCGAAGCGGCGCCCGGTACTATCTGGAAATAAAGGACGGGCCCCTGGTCTCCCGGCACCGGCCGTCGGTGGACGTCCTCTTCCGCTCGGCAGCCCGCTATGCCGGGAAAAACGCGGTGGGAATCATCATGACCGGCATGGGTGACGACGGCGCCAGCGGCATGCGGGAGATGAAGGAGGCGGGGGCCTTCACCATCGCCCAGGATGAGGCAAGCTGCGTCGTCTTCGGCATGCCCAACGAGGCGATCAAGCGCGGAGGGGTCGAGAAGGTCATGTCGCTGGAGCTCATCGCCCGCGAGGTGATGCGGCTCTGCGAGTAG
- a CDS encoding EAL and HDOD domain-containing protein, with the protein MAEEKFFLGRQPILDRSQKLFGFELLFRSADTPHANVTDYLQASASVIFDALSSFGFSEILGRHRGFINVNADVLMSDAVELLPAEKVVLELLEHVPVTDTIIARCRELKRKGFVIALDDHVYAPAYEPLYDAVDIIKIDLIRTGMENLAAEVKKLRRWKPAGLLAEKVETHEQYEECARLGFNYFQGYYFARPTVLTRTRVDVGRLAIVKLFNQLVAEVDIAELEQTFKQHPNLILNLLRLVNSVSVGIKERITSLRHAIMVIGYHQLRRWAMMALFTNTAKGGCDNPLLVMAASRARLMELIISEQPLARRDRDYPDRAFMTGILSLADVLLKVSIDEVVTPLNLNEDVRQALLARDGELGILLSLVEKIEQDEFDGISPLFERFSLSMNNLAPVQIEVCNWVNLMDALT; encoded by the coding sequence ATGGCAGAAGAAAAATTCTTTCTCGGCCGCCAGCCGATTCTCGATCGCAGCCAGAAGCTCTTCGGCTTCGAACTCCTCTTCCGGTCGGCCGACACCCCCCACGCCAACGTCACCGACTACCTCCAGGCGAGCGCCAGCGTCATCTTCGACGCCCTTTCCAGCTTCGGTTTTTCCGAAATCCTCGGCAGACACCGGGGGTTCATCAACGTCAACGCCGATGTACTGATGAGCGATGCCGTCGAGCTTCTCCCCGCCGAAAAGGTGGTGCTGGAGCTCCTGGAGCACGTGCCGGTCACCGACACCATCATCGCGCGCTGCCGGGAGCTGAAGCGCAAGGGGTTCGTCATCGCCCTGGACGACCATGTGTACGCCCCGGCCTACGAGCCGCTCTATGACGCCGTCGACATCATCAAGATCGACCTCATCCGCACCGGCATGGAGAATCTCGCCGCCGAGGTGAAGAAGCTCCGCCGCTGGAAGCCGGCGGGGCTGCTGGCCGAGAAGGTGGAGACCCACGAGCAGTACGAGGAGTGCGCACGGCTCGGCTTCAACTATTTCCAGGGGTACTACTTCGCCCGCCCCACGGTCCTTACCCGTACACGGGTCGACGTGGGGCGTCTGGCCATCGTCAAGCTCTTCAACCAGCTCGTGGCGGAGGTGGATATCGCCGAGCTGGAGCAGACCTTCAAACAGCACCCGAACCTGATCCTCAACCTCCTCCGTCTCGTGAACTCGGTCTCCGTGGGGATCAAGGAGCGGATCACGTCGCTGCGCCACGCCATCATGGTCATCGGGTATCACCAGCTGCGGCGCTGGGCGATGATGGCGCTCTTCACCAACACGGCAAAGGGGGGGTGCGACAACCCGCTCCTCGTCATGGCGGCCAGCAGGGCGCGGCTGATGGAGCTGATCATCTCGGAACAACCCCTTGCCCGCCGGGACCGCGACTACCCCGACCGCGCCTTCATGACCGGCATTCTCTCCCTGGCCGACGTCCTGCTCAAGGTCTCCATCGATGAGGTGGTGACCCCCCTCAACCTGAACGAGGACGTGCGCCAGGCGCTGCTCGCCCGGGATGGCGAGCTCGGCATTCTCCTCTCCCTCGTGGAGAAGATCGAGCAGGACGAGTTCGACGGCATCTCCCCCCTCTTCGAGCGGTTCAGCCTCTCCATGAACAACCTCGCTCCGGTCCAGATCGAGGTCTGCAACTGGGTCAACCTGATGGATGCACTCACCTGA
- the hpnJ gene encoding hopanoid biosynthesis associated radical SAM protein HpnJ has product MKPLFLNPPTYEDFDGGAGARYQASREVTSFWYPTWLCFPAGMIEGSRVVDAPVQRFDLDACLDIAKDFDMVVMYTSTPTLALDIATARRIKARKPATVTVLTGPHVTVLPEESLRQGEGIIDIVCRGEFDYTTKELCEGREWERVDGISFWKDGKIHHTADRAPIQDLDALPFVAPVYKRDLPISEYVIPHFKNPYVSIYSSRGCPSKCIYCLWPQTFSGRAMRTRSPQNVYEEVKWIVDNIPEMRELSFDDDTFTADRKHAREVAEKLKPLGISWTINARANCDYETLKIMREAGLRHVVVGFESGNEQILKNIKKGVTRQQAIEFTKNCKKLGLSVHGAFIMGLPGETRETIRETIEFAKALDINSIQASLASPYPGTEFWDLCRAEGWIASESYIDDTGHQMCVINYPHLSNKEIFDAVELFYDKFYFRPKYIARSIMKMIVDGEERKKLLKEGKQYLEYMRKRKAAGGGC; this is encoded by the coding sequence ATGAAACCGTTATTTTTGAACCCCCCCACCTACGAGGATTTCGACGGCGGCGCCGGCGCCCGCTACCAGGCATCCCGGGAAGTGACCTCCTTCTGGTATCCGACCTGGCTCTGCTTCCCGGCCGGGATGATCGAAGGCTCCCGCGTGGTCGACGCGCCGGTGCAGCGGTTCGATCTCGACGCCTGCCTCGACATCGCCAAAGATTTCGATATGGTGGTGATGTACACCTCCACCCCGACGCTGGCCCTCGACATCGCCACCGCCCGCCGGATCAAGGCCCGGAAGCCGGCCACGGTGACGGTCCTCACCGGCCCTCACGTCACGGTATTGCCCGAGGAGTCGCTTCGCCAGGGTGAAGGGATCATCGACATCGTCTGTCGTGGCGAGTTCGACTACACCACCAAGGAGCTCTGCGAGGGGCGCGAGTGGGAGCGGGTGGACGGCATCAGCTTCTGGAAGGATGGCAAAATCCACCACACCGCGGACCGGGCGCCGATCCAGGACCTGGACGCGCTCCCCTTCGTGGCGCCGGTCTACAAACGCGACCTGCCGATTTCCGAGTACGTGATTCCCCACTTCAAGAATCCGTACGTCTCCATCTACTCCAGCCGCGGCTGCCCCTCCAAGTGCATCTACTGCCTCTGGCCCCAGACCTTCTCGGGGCGGGCCATGCGGACCCGTTCCCCCCAGAACGTCTACGAGGAGGTGAAGTGGATCGTCGACAACATCCCCGAGATGCGTGAGCTCTCCTTCGACGACGACACCTTCACCGCCGACCGCAAGCACGCACGGGAGGTGGCGGAGAAGCTCAAGCCCCTCGGCATTTCCTGGACCATCAACGCCCGGGCCAACTGCGACTACGAGACCCTGAAGATCATGCGCGAGGCGGGGCTGCGCCACGTGGTGGTCGGCTTCGAGAGCGGCAACGAGCAGATCCTGAAGAACATCAAGAAGGGGGTCACCAGGCAGCAGGCGATCGAGTTCACGAAGAACTGCAAAAAGCTCGGCCTCTCCGTTCACGGCGCCTTCATCATGGGGCTCCCCGGCGAGACCCGCGAGACCATCCGCGAGACCATCGAATTCGCCAAGGCGCTGGATATCAACTCCATCCAGGCATCCCTCGCCTCGCCGTATCCCGGCACCGAGTTCTGGGACCTCTGCCGGGCCGAGGGGTGGATCGCCTCCGAGTCGTACATCGACGACACCGGCCACCAGATGTGCGTCATCAACTACCCACACCTCTCCAACAAGGAGATCTTCGACGCCGTGGAGCTCTTCTACGACAAGTTCTACTTCCGCCCCAAGTACATCGCCCGCAGCATCATGAAGATGATCGTGGACGGCGAAGAGCGGAAGAAGCTCCTCAAGGAAGGGAAGCAGTACCTCGAATACATGCGCAAGCGGAAGGCGGCGGGGGGCGGGTGCTGA